A region from the uncultured Draconibacterium sp. genome encodes:
- a CDS encoding DUF1871 family protein has protein sequence MDEKQIEEVKQILTDWNPLGARANQVSDLANYETEAIDILFHLDKKSSVNYVNKIMTEVLYQAFDIHLQLEETKKYATMIRKTFNQN, from the coding sequence ATGGATGAAAAACAAATTGAGGAAGTAAAACAAATATTAACTGACTGGAATCCACTTGGAGCAAGAGCTAATCAGGTTTCGGATTTAGCCAACTATGAGACAGAAGCAATTGACATTTTGTTTCATCTTGATAAAAAATCTTCGGTAAATTATGTGAATAAAATTATGACTGAAGTTTTATATCAAGCTTTTGATATTCATCTTCAATTGGAAGAAACAAAGAAATATGCAACAATGATTAGAAAAACTTTTAATCAAAATTAA
- a CDS encoding alpha/beta hydrolase, whose protein sequence is MNRFKFLFLLRTIALLLVFFSCSKTKTTDDELLVNVPQSALYVRVRGNPEKPLLVNLHGGPGGYSGIDIKLMGPGLEDKFLVAYLDQRGCGKSWNCSDTSLLTVEQYLEDLDVVIDTLRSRYRKEKVNLMGTSWGGMYGFLYLLNQQDKVRAYACIDGKVNSHYQNHSLINFELKRAKELLLSSNSEEQKPELKLIMAELERIKNSNFSRFHTDVNWMKHEVPPKLGFNAYFADTSRIISYQDVVEDTALMRLMNYSEEEYARLAEKAEIVNAAFRNTPSYNTMNIEPELKQIKTPTIVVQGEFDYVVGTGHAALIYNALTGLPKNKKELHIIPGVGHCPAIESPQKLTGILAVFFEKHNL, encoded by the coding sequence ATGAATAGATTTAAGTTCCTGTTCTTACTTCGTACTATTGCTCTGCTACTGGTATTTTTTTCGTGCAGTAAAACAAAAACTACCGACGATGAACTACTGGTTAACGTACCTCAATCAGCGCTGTATGTTCGTGTACGCGGAAACCCTGAAAAACCTTTGCTGGTAAATTTGCACGGCGGTCCGGGTGGTTACTCGGGTATCGACATAAAATTAATGGGCCCCGGATTGGAGGATAAGTTTCTGGTGGCGTATTTAGACCAGCGCGGATGTGGTAAATCGTGGAACTGTTCAGATACCTCATTGCTTACCGTCGAACAATATCTTGAAGATTTGGATGTGGTGATTGATACCTTGCGCAGCAGGTACCGGAAAGAAAAAGTAAATCTTATGGGAACCTCATGGGGCGGGATGTACGGTTTTTTGTACCTGTTAAACCAACAAGATAAGGTACGGGCTTATGCTTGTATTGATGGAAAAGTGAATAGCCATTATCAAAACCACTCGCTCATTAACTTTGAACTAAAAAGAGCGAAAGAATTGCTTCTAAGCAGTAACTCTGAAGAACAAAAACCAGAGTTGAAACTTATTATGGCAGAATTGGAACGTATAAAAAACAGTAACTTTTCGCGCTTTCATACCGATGTAAACTGGATGAAACATGAGGTGCCGCCAAAACTTGGCTTTAATGCTTATTTCGCCGATACTTCGCGGATTATCTCCTACCAGGATGTTGTTGAGGATACTGCCTTAATGCGCCTGATGAACTATTCGGAAGAAGAATACGCCCGGCTTGCAGAAAAGGCAGAAATTGTAAATGCTGCGTTCCGAAATACGCCATCTTACAATACTATGAATATCGAGCCGGAGCTGAAGCAGATAAAAACACCCACCATTGTGGTTCAGGGAGAATTTGATTACGTGGTTGGTACCGGGCATGCAGCATTAATCTACAATGCCCTTACGGGATTACCAAAAAACAAAAAGGAGTTGCACATTATTCCCGGAGTTGGCCATTGTCCTGCCATTGAAAGTCCGCAGAAATTGACCGGTATTTTGGCCGTGTTTTTTGAAAAACATAACTTGTAA
- a CDS encoding sialidase family protein → MKLYFSILFGFLWALGYGQTAQETTVEKGLHFTRLFRADPHEGVSCYRIPALATATNGDVIAAIDERVPSCGDLKWSKDINIVIRRSTDNGNTWLATERVVDYPFGQSASDPSLLVDKTTGEIFLFFNYMDLAHEKDVYYLKVTRSTDNGKTWSEPEDITSQITKPGWHTDFKFITSGRGFQTRSGKLLHTVVNLQKGLFIFESNNHGKSWQLIETPLKPADESKIVELSDGSWMVNSRVNKAGMRFIHRSGDEGKTWISTADSSLIDPGCNASLIRYNSEVDGDSTEILLFAHANHKTERKNLTVRISYDEGVSWSEGKTIYEGSAAYSSMTVLANGDIGLIFEKDDYSDNVFVRVSLNWLRGKKTSVEKVD, encoded by the coding sequence ATGAAACTATATTTCTCTATTCTTTTCGGCTTTTTATGGGCATTAGGCTACGGACAAACTGCCCAAGAAACAACGGTAGAAAAAGGCCTGCATTTTACCCGATTGTTTCGTGCAGACCCGCACGAAGGTGTTTCGTGCTACCGGATACCGGCACTGGCAACAGCTACCAATGGCGATGTAATTGCAGCTATTGATGAGCGCGTGCCATCGTGTGGCGATTTAAAATGGAGCAAGGATATTAATATTGTCATCAGGCGCAGTACCGATAATGGAAACACCTGGTTGGCCACTGAAAGGGTGGTTGATTATCCGTTTGGACAATCGGCTTCCGACCCTTCTTTGCTTGTAGATAAGACCACCGGTGAAATCTTTTTGTTTTTTAATTACATGGATTTGGCTCATGAAAAAGATGTGTATTATTTAAAGGTAACACGGAGTACCGATAACGGAAAAACATGGAGTGAACCTGAGGACATTACTTCGCAAATTACAAAACCAGGTTGGCATACCGATTTTAAGTTTATAACATCGGGGCGTGGTTTTCAAACCCGTTCAGGTAAATTATTGCACACCGTGGTGAATTTGCAAAAAGGCTTATTTATTTTCGAAAGTAATAACCATGGTAAAAGCTGGCAGCTGATTGAAACACCGTTAAAACCTGCCGACGAATCGAAAATAGTAGAATTAAGTGATGGTAGCTGGATGGTAAACAGTAGGGTAAATAAGGCCGGTATGCGGTTTATTCACCGATCTGGTGATGAAGGAAAAACCTGGATAAGCACGGCTGACTCTTCGCTAATTGACCCCGGCTGCAATGCTAGCCTTATTCGATACAACTCTGAAGTAGATGGAGATAGCACTGAGATACTTTTGTTTGCCCATGCCAACCATAAAACCGAACGAAAGAACCTGACCGTAAGAATAAGCTATGATGAAGGAGTTAGCTGGTCGGAAGGTAAAACTATTTACGAGGGAAGTGCGGCTTATTCGTCGATGACAGTACTTGCCAATGGAGACATTGGGCTGATTTTTGAAAAGGATGACTACAGCGACAATGTGTTTGTACGTGTGTCGTTAAACTGGCTTCGCGGCAAAAAAACTTCAGTTGAAAAAGTAGACTGA
- the icd gene encoding NADP-dependent isocitrate dehydrogenase, whose translation MTQKTKIINGKLVVPDYPTIPFIEGDGIGKDITGPSQRVIDAAVAKAYGDTKKITWKEVLAGEKAYHQVGSYLPDETIEAFKEYLIGIKGPLQTPVGGGIRSLNVALRQTLDLYVCVRPVRWFKGVPSPIRYPSMVDMHIFRENTEDIYAGIEYMVGDEQTKRFRDFLINEMGVDQVRFPESSSFGVKPISKDGSERLTKAAIEYAIDRQLPSVTIVHKGNIMKFTEGAFKNWSYDLAESEFAEQTFTWRQYEALKKDKGELDANKALDEAKKAGKVIVKDCITDAFLQESLLHPWDHSVIATMNLNGDYVSDQLAAMVGGIGISPGANINYQSGYAIFEATHGTAPNIAGTGKANPGSLILSAVMMLEYMGWQDAAEHVYDAMEHVFAKRKVTSDLHAQMEGATLLSTSEFADAIIKNMH comes from the coding sequence ATGACACAAAAAACCAAAATAATCAACGGGAAGCTGGTTGTACCGGATTATCCCACCATACCTTTTATTGAAGGAGACGGAATTGGAAAGGATATCACCGGTCCATCGCAACGGGTAATTGATGCTGCTGTAGCAAAAGCCTATGGCGATACGAAAAAAATTACCTGGAAAGAAGTGCTGGCCGGAGAAAAAGCCTACCACCAAGTTGGAAGTTACCTTCCCGACGAAACAATTGAGGCTTTTAAAGAATACCTTATAGGAATAAAAGGTCCGTTACAAACACCGGTTGGCGGAGGTATACGTTCGCTTAATGTAGCTTTACGTCAAACGCTCGACCTGTATGTTTGTGTGCGCCCCGTGCGCTGGTTTAAAGGCGTACCCTCGCCTATCCGTTACCCGTCGATGGTTGACATGCACATTTTCCGTGAGAATACCGAAGACATTTATGCCGGTATTGAATACATGGTAGGTGATGAACAAACCAAAAGATTCCGCGATTTTCTGATTAATGAAATGGGGGTAGACCAGGTGCGTTTCCCAGAATCATCGTCGTTTGGCGTAAAACCCATATCAAAAGACGGATCGGAACGCTTAACAAAAGCGGCTATCGAATATGCTATTGATCGCCAGTTGCCATCGGTTACCATTGTTCATAAAGGAAATATTATGAAATTTACCGAAGGAGCATTTAAAAACTGGAGTTATGATTTGGCAGAAAGTGAATTTGCCGAACAAACTTTTACCTGGCGTCAGTATGAAGCCCTGAAAAAAGATAAGGGAGAACTGGATGCCAACAAAGCTTTGGACGAAGCCAAAAAGGCCGGAAAGGTAATTGTTAAAGACTGTATTACTGATGCATTTCTTCAGGAGTCGCTATTACACCCATGGGATCATTCGGTTATTGCAACCATGAACCTGAACGGCGATTACGTATCCGACCAATTGGCAGCAATGGTTGGCGGTATTGGTATTTCGCCGGGAGCCAACATTAATTACCAAAGTGGTTATGCCATTTTTGAAGCTACCCACGGAACAGCTCCAAACATTGCCGGAACAGGTAAAGCAAACCCCGGCTCGCTTATCCTTTCGGCGGTTATGATGCTGGAATACATGGGCTGGCAAGACGCAGCAGAACATGTTTACGATGCCATGGAGCACGTGTTTGCCAAACGGAAAGTAACCAGCGACCTGCATGCGCAGATGGAGGGAGCTACCCTGCTGAGTACTTCGGAATTTGCCGACGCCATAATTAAAAATATGCATTAA
- a CDS encoding alpha/beta hydrolase-fold protein — protein MKRLLYLIIAFSVQNSLSYGQTVENVDAVSNQISIGIRDSISSEILGEDREIWVHVPRSSIYGFKYPVIYLFDGEFHFESVVGIVRSNAISRLIPEMIIVAIPNTNRLRDLTTSHTGDGSNPSGGAENFTKFIEDELIPHIDANYPTTPHRTLIGHSLGGLVVANTFINHSHLFENYLAIDPSLGWDNQKLLNQGKTLLTDNDYGKKSMYIAIANTINNGDETDMTFETALKDSTSNTLHLRSIHEFSELTKSNNQINSEWNYYPNETHGTAPIVATHHALRFFFAWYKFEHWSEFYAPEPKLTGEELVGLIVSHHEKISAELKHTFLPDEYEINNLAYMFLGKGDYERAFPFFKLNIQNYPTSANAYDSMGDYYNSISDTTNAIKYFTKSLELGEVQGTKEKLNELKEGKK, from the coding sequence ATGAAAAGATTACTCTATTTAATAATTGCCTTTAGTGTGCAAAATAGTCTAAGCTACGGTCAAACTGTGGAAAACGTAGATGCCGTTTCCAATCAGATTTCTATTGGTATTCGAGATTCAATATCTTCAGAAATACTAGGAGAAGATAGGGAAATTTGGGTTCATGTACCTAGATCAAGTATTTATGGTTTTAAGTATCCAGTTATATACTTATTCGATGGAGAGTTTCATTTTGAATCTGTTGTTGGAATTGTACGATCAAATGCTATTAGTAGACTTATTCCAGAAATGATTATAGTTGCGATTCCAAATACAAATAGACTAAGAGATTTAACAACCTCACATACCGGAGACGGTTCAAATCCATCAGGCGGTGCAGAGAACTTTACCAAGTTTATTGAAGACGAACTAATACCGCATATTGATGCCAATTACCCAACGACTCCACACAGAACATTGATCGGACACTCATTAGGTGGATTAGTGGTTGCAAATACTTTCATCAACCATTCTCACTTGTTTGAAAATTACTTAGCAATCGACCCAAGTCTTGGATGGGACAATCAGAAATTATTAAATCAAGGGAAAACGCTCTTAACAGACAACGATTACGGTAAAAAGTCAATGTACATTGCGATAGCCAATACAATAAATAATGGAGATGAAACTGACATGACCTTTGAAACCGCATTGAAAGACTCCACAAGCAATACACTTCATCTACGGTCGATTCATGAATTTTCTGAATTGACAAAATCAAATAATCAAATAAATTCAGAATGGAATTACTATCCCAATGAAACTCACGGAACTGCACCAATAGTTGCTACACACCATGCTCTTCGATTCTTTTTTGCATGGTACAAGTTTGAACATTGGAGTGAATTCTATGCTCCTGAACCAAAACTTACAGGGGAAGAACTTGTAGGGCTTATCGTTTCTCATCATGAGAAAATATCAGCCGAACTCAAACATACTTTTCTGCCAGATGAATATGAAATAAATAACCTAGCGTATATGTTTTTAGGTAAAGGTGACTATGAAAGAGCTTTTCCGTTTTTCAAACTAAACATTCAGAATTACCCCACAAGTGCAAATGCTTATGACTCAATGGGAGATTATTACAATAGTATTTCAGACACTACAAATGCTATTAAATACTTCACCAAATCCTTAGAATTGGGAGAAGTTCAAGGAACCAAAGAAAAACTAAACGAATTGAAAGAAGGAAAAAAATAA
- a CDS encoding citrate (Si)-synthase, whose protein sequence is MEYIKYRFYQKANKCAKEFQRLKSEHADVVLGEVTLGQVLTGMKGIPLLVTDTSKLDPEEGIRFKGYSIPELQEKLPKINPDGEPLPEGLFYLMLIGEIPSQEDAINLSKDWSTRSHVPQHVFDVIDAMPKTSKPMTQFSAAIVSMATESIFQKAYRAGVGKKFYWDATYEDVMNLIARLPRIAAYIYRRQFHNGHHIEPNPRLDWAGNLAHMMGFDSEDIRRLFRLYMIIHADHEGGNVSAHTAHLVGSALSNPYYAYSAAMNGLAGPLHGFANQDVIFWMFQMIEDLDTDTPTDEQVAAYCKKTLEEGRVIPGYGHAVLRKTDPRFTAQQEFANKYIKEDKMVNLANQLYRVVPPILGSVGKIKNPWPNVDAYSGSLLYHYGIKEYTFYTVLFGVSRALGVLASLINDRIYGMPIERPTSHPLSWFKEQAEGKGTDC, encoded by the coding sequence ATGGAATACATTAAGTACAGATTTTATCAGAAAGCGAATAAGTGCGCTAAGGAGTTCCAAAGACTCAAAAGTGAGCATGCTGATGTGGTTTTGGGTGAAGTAACACTCGGACAAGTATTAACGGGAATGAAAGGTATACCTTTGCTGGTAACCGATACCTCTAAACTCGACCCGGAAGAGGGCATACGTTTTAAAGGTTATTCAATTCCTGAATTGCAGGAAAAACTTCCAAAAATTAATCCGGATGGAGAACCACTTCCCGAAGGCTTGTTTTACCTGATGCTGATTGGCGAAATACCATCGCAGGAAGATGCCATTAACTTGTCGAAAGACTGGTCGACACGTTCGCACGTACCTCAGCATGTTTTTGATGTAATTGATGCAATGCCAAAAACATCAAAACCAATGACCCAGTTTAGTGCGGCTATTGTATCTATGGCAACCGAATCGATTTTTCAGAAAGCTTACCGCGCAGGAGTTGGTAAAAAATTCTACTGGGATGCTACTTACGAAGATGTAATGAACCTGATTGCCCGTTTACCACGTATTGCGGCATACATTTATCGCCGTCAGTTCCACAACGGTCATCATATTGAACCAAATCCGCGTTTAGACTGGGCCGGTAACCTGGCGCACATGATGGGTTTTGACTCGGAAGATATTCGTCGCTTATTCCGTTTGTATATGATTATTCACGCCGACCACGAGGGAGGAAACGTATCGGCACATACAGCACACCTGGTAGGCTCGGCTTTAAGTAATCCGTACTACGCCTATTCGGCTGCAATGAACGGGTTGGCAGGTCCCTTACACGGTTTTGCCAACCAGGATGTAATTTTCTGGATGTTCCAGATGATTGAAGACCTGGATACCGATACGCCAACCGACGAGCAGGTAGCCGCTTACTGTAAAAAAACACTGGAAGAAGGTCGGGTAATACCGGGGTACGGACATGCTGTTTTACGCAAAACCGACCCACGTTTTACCGCTCAGCAAGAATTTGCCAACAAGTACATCAAAGAAGATAAGATGGTTAACCTGGCTAACCAGTTGTACCGCGTGGTTCCACCAATTTTAGGCTCGGTAGGAAAAATTAAAAATCCATGGCCAAACGTTGATGCTTACAGCGGATCGTTGCTCTACCACTACGGAATTAAAGAATATACTTTCTATACCGTATTGTTTGGCGTATCGCGTGCACTGGGCGTTTTAGCTTCGTTAATTAACGACCGCATTTACGGAATGCCGATTGAGCGGCCAACCTCGCACCCTTTAAGCTGGTTTAAAGAACAAGCTGAAGGAAAAGGAACTGATTGCTGA
- a CDS encoding type II toxin-antitoxin system PemK/MazF family toxin, producing the protein MSIKQYEIWIADLNPQIGTEPGKTRPVLTIQTNLLNQIPHPSTIVCPLTTNVKKDSEILRVHIKKGEANLHQNCDVMIDQIRAIDNKRLVKKVGNLPQNLIEKVKENLMIIIDLE; encoded by the coding sequence ATGTCGATTAAACAATACGAAATCTGGATTGCAGATTTAAATCCGCAAATAGGGACAGAACCTGGCAAAACTAGACCAGTTCTTACAATCCAAACAAATCTATTAAATCAAATTCCACATCCATCAACAATTGTTTGCCCTTTGACAACAAATGTTAAAAAAGACTCGGAAATCTTGAGAGTCCATATAAAAAAAGGAGAGGCAAATTTACATCAAAATTGCGATGTAATGATTGACCAAATTAGGGCAATTGATAATAAACGACTTGTTAAGAAAGTTGGAAATTTACCACAAAACCTAATTGAAAAGGTGAAAGAAAATTTAATGATAATAATTGATTTGGAATAA
- a CDS encoding class I SAM-dependent methyltransferase, whose amino-acid sequence MKTQEKTTKTARYGSRREQMPNFFFQLMTFLMRISDVLGKQSERNFKRLPIKAGQVVVDYGCGPARYIKKASETVGPNGKVLAVDIHPMAVKMAHEKIEQHQLQNVEVFQAKGYACAIPNNSVDVIYALDMFHMVEKPAELLAEFARMLKFQGYLIIEDGHQPRAKTLDKIHYSGLFAVCRQNKHHIICRFKETKCLPPV is encoded by the coding sequence ATGAAAACACAGGAAAAAACAACCAAAACTGCCCGTTACGGCAGCCGCCGCGAGCAAATGCCCAATTTCTTTTTTCAACTCATGACCTTTTTAATGCGTATTTCGGATGTATTGGGAAAACAGTCGGAACGAAACTTTAAACGCCTGCCCATAAAAGCCGGACAAGTTGTTGTTGATTACGGTTGCGGACCGGCACGTTACATAAAAAAGGCCTCCGAAACGGTTGGCCCCAACGGCAAAGTGCTTGCGGTTGATATTCACCCTATGGCCGTAAAAATGGCTCACGAAAAAATTGAACAACACCAACTGCAAAATGTAGAAGTGTTCCAGGCAAAAGGGTACGCTTGCGCAATTCCCAACAATTCGGTTGATGTAATTTATGCCCTCGACATGTTTCATATGGTGGAAAAACCCGCCGAATTACTTGCAGAATTTGCACGTATGCTAAAATTTCAGGGCTATCTTATTATTGAAGACGGGCATCAGCCACGAGCCAAAACGCTCGACAAAATTCATTACTCGGGGTTGTTTGCGGTGTGTCGCCAAAACAAACATCACATTATTTGCCGTTTTAAAGAGACCAAATGTTTGCCTCCGGTATAA
- a CDS encoding NADP-dependent isocitrate dehydrogenase encodes MQKIKVQNPVVELDGDEMTRVIWDFIKQKLILPYLDIDLKYYDLGMESRDATDDQITIDAANAIRKYGVGVKCATITPDEARVEEFGLKKMWKSPNGTIRNILGGTVFREPIMISNIPRLVPGWKQPICIGRHAFGDQYRATDFLTKGKGKLTITFTPEDGSEPISHDVYDFEGNGLAMAMYNTDESIIGFARSCMNQALDKGWPLYMSTKNTILKAYDGRFKDLFQMVYENEFREKFEAKNIWYEHRLIDDMVAAALKWEGGFVWACKNYDGDVQSDTVAQGFGSLGLMTSTLVTPDGNTMEAEAAHGTVTRHFRQHQQGKPTSTNPIASIFAWTRGLAFRGKLDGNQPLIDFSHALEKVCIETVESGKMTKDLALIIHGKALKEEHFLTTEQFLEALDENLQAKLN; translated from the coding sequence ATGCAAAAAATCAAAGTTCAAAATCCTGTAGTGGAACTCGACGGCGATGAAATGACCCGGGTAATCTGGGATTTTATCAAACAAAAACTTATTCTGCCTTATCTTGATATTGATTTAAAATATTACGATTTGGGAATGGAAAGCCGCGATGCCACCGACGATCAAATTACCATTGACGCAGCCAATGCGATAAGAAAATATGGCGTAGGTGTAAAATGTGCTACTATTACTCCGGACGAAGCCCGGGTGGAAGAATTTGGTTTGAAAAAAATGTGGAAATCGCCAAACGGAACCATACGAAACATTTTGGGCGGAACAGTTTTTCGCGAACCCATTATGATTTCGAACATACCACGTTTGGTGCCCGGTTGGAAACAACCCATTTGTATTGGTCGACATGCTTTTGGTGATCAGTATCGTGCTACTGATTTTCTGACAAAAGGAAAAGGGAAACTAACCATCACTTTTACGCCCGAAGATGGCAGTGAGCCCATTTCGCACGATGTTTACGATTTTGAAGGAAACGGTTTGGCAATGGCCATGTACAACACCGACGAATCGATTATTGGTTTCGCCCGCTCGTGTATGAATCAGGCGCTTGACAAGGGTTGGCCGCTTTATATGTCGACAAAAAACACGATTTTAAAAGCTTACGACGGCCGTTTTAAAGACCTGTTTCAAATGGTGTACGAAAATGAATTCAGAGAAAAATTTGAAGCCAAAAACATTTGGTACGAACACCGATTGATAGACGACATGGTAGCTGCCGCTCTGAAGTGGGAAGGTGGATTTGTTTGGGCCTGTAAAAACTACGATGGCGATGTGCAAAGCGACACCGTAGCACAAGGTTTTGGATCATTGGGATTAATGACCTCAACCCTGGTTACGCCCGATGGTAACACCATGGAAGCTGAAGCGGCACACGGAACGGTGACACGCCATTTCCGCCAGCACCAGCAAGGTAAACCAACCTCAACAAATCCAATTGCATCAATTTTTGCCTGGACACGAGGTTTGGCCTTCCGCGGGAAACTGGATGGGAACCAGCCCTTAATCGATTTCTCTCATGCACTGGAGAAGGTGTGTATTGAAACGGTAGAATCGGGAAAAATGACAAAAGACCTGGCGCTGATTATTCATGGAAAAGCTTTAAAAGAAGAACATTTTCTAACAACAGAACAGTTTTTGGAAGCTTTGGATGAAAATTTACAAGCCAAGCTGAATTAG